A stretch of Metabacillus sp. FJAT-52054 DNA encodes these proteins:
- a CDS encoding 5-formyltetrahydrofolate cyclo-ligase: MKKTNLREQMKIQLQKMDDVQYHKYSQLIEQQFLLSPLWKKAGTIGLTISQNREPNTRSIIEKGWKEGKRMAVPKCFPLKKEMEFRVITSFNQLETVYYGLQEPIPSKTDPVEKCDVDVMVVPGLCFDSRGYRIGYGGGYYDRYLHNFTGDTVSLAFSCQVLPFVPSEIFDVPVKRIITEKEVLHCRE, translated from the coding sequence ATGAAGAAAACAAACTTGCGGGAGCAGATGAAAATCCAGCTTCAGAAAATGGACGATGTTCAATACCATAAGTACTCTCAATTAATCGAACAGCAATTTCTGCTATCCCCCCTTTGGAAAAAAGCCGGAACAATCGGGTTAACGATTTCACAAAATAGGGAACCAAATACAAGGAGCATCATTGAAAAAGGCTGGAAAGAGGGAAAGCGAATGGCGGTTCCTAAATGTTTTCCGTTAAAGAAAGAGATGGAATTCAGGGTAATTACATCATTTAACCAGCTTGAAACGGTCTATTACGGGCTGCAAGAGCCTATTCCGAGTAAGACGGATCCAGTAGAGAAATGTGACGTGGATGTGATGGTCGTACCAGGTCTATGCTTTGACAGCAGAGGCTATCGAATTGGCTACGGCGGAGGATATTATGACCGTTACTTGCACAATTTCACCGGCGACACAGTGTCGCTTGCCTTTTCCTGTCAGGTTCTTCCTTTTGTTCCTTCCGAAATTTTTGATGTACCAGTTAAAAGGATCATAACTGAAAAAGAGGTGCTTCATTGCCGTGAGTAA
- the rpmG gene encoding 50S ribosomal protein L33: MRVNITLACTDCGERNYISKKNKRNNPDRMELKKYCSREKKMTVHRETK; the protein is encoded by the coding sequence ATGCGTGTGAATATTACACTTGCTTGCACTGACTGTGGTGAGCGTAACTATATCTCTAAAAAGAATAAACGTAATAACCCGGATCGTATGGAGCTTAAAAAATATTGCTCCAGAGAGAAAAAAATGACAGTGCACCGCGAAACAAAGTAA
- a CDS encoding sugar phosphate nucleotidyltransferase codes for MKAVILAGGMGTRLQPLTSRLPKPMVPLLNKPVLEYVVEYLQQYGVTDVLMALCWKSSVIEQHFGDGEEFGVNITYLKEKTPLGTAGCLQLGEHLLNEAFLVVSGDTISNFDLHAAIQSHKSSDCIGTVFGVSKSQTGEYGSMITHSSGRILNFMEKPYRTEVYSEYINAGMYIFEPDVFHYISSDEPQDICKDILPLLLERGIHMFKAKGYWSDIGSHSEYKAAQFDLLDGIVDLSPKCLLNTDSKNKICIGEGAVIEKGTVLEGPVLIGKGTIIEKGCKIGPYTAIGEGSHIAAGSRIEGSICWSHQQIHSCTHVIGSVLGSFCEIKAFSVLNNGSVLGENVVMEGENVVKEHVRVWPATRVAKGTHLEDTFSAKYFPEKEVFCSKGRIDFSMEEGGTIKAVKLAQAFSAACGKTGVIAASDGSALSALVTNLFTDSLRSFGCPIYLEEDPVPPSALRYGCYKFHRMGAYAFSTGQVCSILLFDGAGQVLPAEMEKSIESHYSKATLVSSKITGTKTRISGLAKEQDHSLRSEGIGESSNSGPSYGLEMDSLSYRFYRDLMEESFIVKLEPADFSKGPALIFRLNEREQTLELKGAHGDLPITPSIISEIFNHRFKLPEVETPIQLLASLLKEIEEDSLHKEKLCLYSKAACQHVSCRSGHESRVLSRLISDEEFDRIRLSEGINIHHGEGNWTRIASLKNESVLSIITMDQRPEEALKTNEVYSKKIKHFQK; via the coding sequence ATGAAAGCAGTTATTCTGGCAGGCGGAATGGGCACAAGGCTGCAGCCCCTGACATCAAGATTGCCTAAACCGATGGTTCCTTTACTGAATAAACCTGTTCTCGAATATGTTGTTGAGTATTTGCAACAGTATGGAGTAACCGATGTTTTAATGGCTTTATGCTGGAAAAGCAGTGTCATAGAACAGCATTTTGGAGATGGGGAAGAATTTGGAGTCAATATTACTTATTTAAAGGAAAAAACTCCGTTAGGTACGGCAGGCTGTTTGCAATTAGGAGAGCATTTGCTGAATGAAGCCTTTTTAGTTGTGAGCGGGGATACAATTTCAAATTTTGATTTGCATGCTGCCATCCAATCACATAAAAGTTCAGACTGCATCGGCACGGTTTTTGGCGTCAGCAAAAGTCAGACAGGTGAATATGGAAGCATGATTACCCATTCCTCAGGACGTATTCTAAATTTCATGGAAAAGCCATATCGAACAGAGGTGTATAGCGAATACATCAATGCTGGAATGTATATATTTGAACCTGATGTCTTTCATTACATCTCAAGTGATGAACCACAGGACATTTGTAAAGATATTCTTCCTCTTCTCCTTGAAAGAGGAATTCACATGTTCAAAGCGAAAGGGTATTGGTCTGACATTGGATCTCACTCCGAATACAAGGCAGCTCAGTTTGACTTGCTCGACGGGATTGTTGATCTGTCTCCTAAATGTCTCCTGAATACTGATTCAAAGAATAAAATTTGTATAGGAGAGGGAGCCGTCATTGAGAAAGGTACGGTTTTAGAAGGGCCTGTATTAATTGGAAAAGGCACGATTATAGAGAAGGGATGTAAAATCGGTCCATATACAGCGATAGGCGAGGGTTCTCATATTGCAGCAGGTTCCCGCATTGAAGGATCCATTTGCTGGAGTCATCAGCAAATTCACTCCTGTACTCATGTCATCGGTTCTGTTTTGGGAAGCTTTTGTGAAATAAAAGCTTTTAGTGTACTCAATAACGGCTCGGTTTTAGGGGAAAATGTAGTGATGGAGGGGGAAAATGTGGTCAAGGAGCACGTGAGGGTGTGGCCGGCAACCAGGGTTGCTAAAGGAACACATCTAGAAGATACCTTTTCTGCGAAATACTTTCCGGAAAAAGAGGTTTTTTGCTCAAAAGGACGCATTGATTTTTCCATGGAAGAAGGCGGGACGATAAAAGCAGTTAAACTGGCACAGGCGTTCTCAGCTGCATGCGGAAAAACCGGTGTAATTGCAGCAAGTGACGGCAGTGCCCTTTCTGCTTTAGTAACCAATCTCTTTACTGATTCCTTACGATCGTTTGGCTGCCCCATATACTTAGAAGAAGATCCAGTTCCACCATCTGCGCTTAGGTATGGATGCTATAAATTTCACCGCATGGGTGCATATGCATTCTCTACAGGTCAAGTATGCAGCATTTTGCTATTCGATGGAGCAGGGCAGGTCCTGCCTGCAGAAATGGAAAAGTCGATTGAATCGCATTATTCCAAAGCTACACTCGTTTCAAGTAAAATTACCGGCACGAAAACAAGAATCTCCGGCTTGGCAAAAGAACAAGATCACTCTCTTCGGTCTGAGGGAATTGGGGAGAGCTCAAATTCAGGGCCGAGTTACGGTTTAGAAATGGATTCCCTTTCCTATCGATTCTACCGGGATTTGATGGAGGAATCCTTCATTGTAAAATTAGAACCTGCAGATTTTAGTAAAGGGCCGGCTTTGATTTTTCGGCTGAATGAGCGGGAACAGACATTGGAATTAAAAGGAGCACATGGGGATTTGCCGATCACTCCCTCAATCATAAGCGAAATCTTTAATCACCGCTTTAAGCTGCCTGAAGTGGAAACCCCGATACAGCTGCTCGCATCCCTGCTAAAAGAAATAGAAGAGGACTCCTTGCACAAAGAAAAGCTATGCCTTTATTCTAAAGCCGCCTGCCAGCATGTATCCTGCCGCTCCGGGCATGAAAGCAGGGTACTGAGCCGTTTAATTTCAGATGAAGAGTTTGACCGGATCAGACTATCTGAAGGAATTAATATTCACCACGGCGAAGGCAATTGGACCAGAATCGCTTCCTTGAAGAATGAATCTGTTTTATCCATCATTACAATGGATCAGCGGCCTGAAGAAGCATTGAAAACAAATGAGGTTTATTCAAAAAAAATAAAACACTTTCAAAAATAA
- a CDS encoding glycosyltransferase family 4 protein: MKPLAENSPILMFSTEYPPKIWGGLGTHVSHLTQELSSAEIHGLLVTIPEGMHEPEYERQDSFTIYRPQLQNEAYDNSYEWMMNINLTWIKAIQSLHQSFSLVHAHDWLTAGAAIYAKKMYRIPLIATIHSMETGRKKSLKTPAEKMIHEMEKKLLQEADELIVCSNYMKREILSQKADAEKITVIHNGAAPFSKSSLGNPAAYPYIFSMGRFVPEKGFEDLLVAFSMIKSELPALKLVIAGEGPGKEKYEALAESLGIQKDVIFPGFIKGEERNRYIQYAAAACIPSLYEPFGLAALELMSAGKPLVVSDAGGLPEMVVHNESGLIYKSSHIEDLTRSLLELLKFPEKAAAISVKAHNESKKYSWSSAAEKTIHIYKKSMQHM, from the coding sequence ATGAAACCACTCGCAGAAAATTCACCCATCCTGATGTTTTCAACAGAATACCCTCCAAAAATATGGGGAGGACTGGGAACGCATGTATCCCATTTAACACAAGAGCTTTCCTCCGCTGAGATTCATGGATTGTTAGTTACGATACCTGAAGGAATGCATGAGCCAGAATACGAAAGGCAAGACTCCTTTACGATATACCGTCCACAGCTACAGAATGAGGCATACGATAATTCCTACGAATGGATGATGAATATTAACTTAACCTGGATTAAAGCGATCCAATCCCTTCATCAATCATTCAGCCTTGTACATGCCCATGACTGGCTGACAGCCGGAGCGGCTATTTATGCTAAAAAAATGTACAGAATCCCTCTAATTGCTACCATCCACTCCATGGAAACCGGCAGAAAAAAGAGCTTGAAAACTCCCGCTGAAAAAATGATCCATGAAATGGAAAAGAAGCTTTTACAAGAAGCTGATGAGCTAATTGTCTGCAGTAATTATATGAAGCGAGAAATTCTTTCTCAAAAAGCAGATGCCGAAAAAATAACTGTAATCCATAACGGGGCGGCACCATTTTCAAAAAGTTCATTGGGAAATCCTGCTGCATATCCATACATCTTTTCCATGGGCCGCTTCGTGCCTGAAAAAGGATTTGAGGACTTACTCGTGGCTTTTTCAATGATAAAAAGCGAGCTCCCCGCTTTAAAGCTGGTCATTGCGGGGGAAGGTCCGGGTAAAGAAAAGTACGAAGCACTCGCAGAATCTTTGGGTATTCAAAAGGATGTCATATTTCCGGGTTTTATAAAGGGGGAGGAACGGAATAGATATATACAATATGCAGCTGCAGCATGCATACCAAGCCTTTATGAACCCTTTGGCTTGGCCGCCCTGGAACTTATGTCGGCAGGGAAGCCTCTAGTCGTTTCCGATGCGGGAGGGCTTCCTGAGATGGTTGTGCACAATGAGAGCGGTTTGATATATAAAAGCTCCCATATTGAAGATTTAACGCGTTCGCTTCTGGAACTATTAAAATTTCCAGAAAAAGCAGCAGCCATTAGTGTTAAAGCACACAATGAATCAAAAAAATATAGCTGGAGCTCTGCAGCTGAAAAGACAATCCATATATATAAGAAATCAATGCAGCACATGTGA
- the phoU gene encoding phosphate signaling complex protein PhoU, giving the protein MVVRGKFEFDLNTLREKLIEMGSLTEIALAKSIDALENQNIEKALEIMEEDEAVDNLDEEINDLSILLIAKQQPVATDLRRIMVTIKISNEMERMADFAVNIAKSAIRIGDDPLIKPIETIKKMHAIATEMLSLSIKAFNEEDVVLAKKVADMDDAVDNLYGQTIRELLELTQHSQESMPQVTQLLFVSRYLERFADHATNISENIFYLVKGRHYDLNN; this is encoded by the coding sequence ATGGTCGTACGTGGAAAATTTGAATTTGATTTAAATACGCTTAGAGAAAAATTAATTGAAATGGGAAGTCTTACTGAGATTGCTTTAGCTAAATCAATCGATGCGCTCGAAAATCAAAATATTGAGAAGGCCTTAGAGATTATGGAAGAGGATGAAGCTGTCGACAATCTGGATGAGGAAATTAATGATCTTTCCATTTTGCTTATTGCGAAGCAGCAGCCGGTTGCGACAGATTTGCGCAGGATTATGGTCACCATTAAAATATCGAATGAAATGGAGCGTATGGCTGATTTTGCTGTAAATATTGCGAAATCTGCTATTCGAATCGGGGATGATCCTCTTATCAAACCGATAGAGACCATTAAAAAAATGCATGCCATCGCAACTGAGATGCTTTCATTATCCATTAAAGCTTTTAACGAGGAAGATGTTGTTCTTGCTAAAAAAGTCGCTGATATGGATGATGCGGTAGACAATCTTTACGGGCAGACAATCAGGGAGCTGCTAGAATTGACGCAGCACAGCCAGGAGTCCATGCCGCAGGTCACTCAGCTGCTCTTTGTAAGCCGCTATTTAGAGAGATTTGCGGATCATGCAACAAATATATCTGAAAACATTTTTTACCTCGTAAAAGGCAGACACTACGATTTGAATAATTAA
- the pstB gene encoding phosphate ABC transporter ATP-binding protein PstB — MEVKTVVKDKQTSGISTDTANVNKSVVYKTDNLNLWYGNNQALKNIDLDVYENEVTAIIGPSGCGKSTYIKTLNRMVELVPIVRTSGKIIYRGQNIFDKSYRVEELRTQVGMVFQKPNPFPKSIYDNVAYGPRIHGIRDKKVLDQIVEQSLKGAAIWDEVKDRLKENAYGLSGGQQQRLCIARCLAIEPDVILMDEPTSALDPISTLKVEELVQELKQNYSIIIVTHNMQQAARISDRTAFFLNGEVVEYSNTNKLFSTPADKRTEDYITGRFG, encoded by the coding sequence ATGGAAGTTAAAACAGTTGTGAAAGATAAACAAACATCAGGTATTAGTACAGATACAGCAAATGTTAATAAAAGCGTTGTTTATAAAACAGATAACCTAAATCTTTGGTACGGCAACAATCAAGCTTTGAAGAACATCGACCTTGATGTATATGAAAATGAAGTAACAGCGATTATCGGACCATCCGGCTGCGGTAAATCTACTTATATTAAAACTTTAAACCGCATGGTCGAATTGGTTCCGATTGTACGCACATCCGGAAAAATAATCTACCGCGGACAAAACATTTTCGATAAATCTTACCGTGTTGAAGAGTTGAGAACACAAGTAGGTATGGTTTTCCAAAAGCCAAATCCGTTCCCTAAATCCATCTATGACAATGTTGCATACGGACCGAGAATTCACGGAATCCGCGATAAAAAGGTCTTGGATCAGATTGTTGAACAGAGTTTAAAGGGTGCAGCAATTTGGGATGAAGTTAAGGACCGTCTAAAAGAAAATGCATATGGACTTTCCGGCGGCCAGCAGCAGCGTCTTTGTATTGCACGCTGCCTTGCAATCGAGCCGGATGTTATTCTCATGGATGAGCCAACATCTGCCCTTGATCCGATTTCAACATTAAAAGTAGAAGAACTTGTTCAGGAATTGAAGCAAAACTATAGCATCATCATCGTTACACACAATATGCAGCAGGCCGCACGTATCTCCGACCGTACAGCTTTCTTCTTGAATGGAGAAGTGGTAGAGTACTCGAATACGAATAAGCTCTTTTCTACACCTGCAGATAAAAGAACTGAAGATTATATTACTGGCCGTTTCGGCTAA